One window of Solwaraspora sp. WMMA2056 genomic DNA carries:
- a CDS encoding ABC transporter ATP-binding protein, with product MTTVALKDVTKVFTDGTVAVDNVNLDVNDGEFMVLLGPSGCGKSTVLRMVAGLEDPSSGAIMLDGELANDVPPRDRRVAMVFQDFALYPHMTVGDNIAFPLRLAGVDTEARSERVADVASALGIGDVLARRPSQLSGGQRQRVAMGRAIVRRPGLFLMDEPLSNLDSGLRAELRAEISGLVRELGVSTIYVTHDQAEALTMADRVAIMRKGVLQDVGTPTEVYGRPATLYVAAFLGSPRMNLLEASVYVHLDRYVTLSLGDQALYLPWNDIRARAVSHYHGERIVVGMRAEALTPVAPDTPGDVLQGRIRFLEHHGHESLAYLDIGATAIVVDDLGGTPVEPTGGSGQRLRRLGSVMQRLTGRTAEPAAADPASPRPGGARESVLSDGGRHHRRPAELAVRLAPYPAVTAGHPLAVSVRMDALHFFDERGDRIDVGWR from the coding sequence GTGACCACCGTCGCGCTCAAGGACGTGACCAAGGTCTTCACCGACGGGACCGTTGCCGTCGACAACGTCAATCTCGACGTCAACGACGGCGAGTTCATGGTGCTGCTCGGCCCTTCCGGCTGCGGCAAGTCGACCGTGCTGCGGATGGTCGCCGGTCTCGAGGACCCCAGCAGCGGCGCCATCATGCTCGACGGCGAGCTGGCCAACGACGTCCCGCCGCGCGACCGGCGGGTCGCCATGGTCTTCCAGGACTTCGCGCTCTACCCGCACATGACCGTCGGCGACAACATCGCCTTCCCGCTGCGGCTGGCCGGGGTCGACACCGAGGCCCGGTCCGAACGGGTCGCCGACGTCGCCAGCGCGCTGGGCATCGGTGACGTGCTCGCCCGTCGGCCGAGCCAGCTCTCCGGCGGCCAGCGGCAACGGGTGGCGATGGGCCGCGCGATCGTCCGTCGGCCCGGGCTGTTCCTGATGGACGAGCCGTTGTCCAACCTGGACAGCGGGTTGCGGGCCGAGCTGCGCGCCGAGATCTCCGGCCTGGTCCGCGAGCTCGGCGTCAGCACCATCTACGTCACCCACGACCAGGCCGAGGCGCTCACCATGGCCGACCGGGTGGCGATCATGCGCAAGGGCGTGCTCCAGGACGTCGGCACCCCGACCGAGGTGTACGGCCGACCGGCCACCCTCTACGTCGCCGCGTTCCTCGGCAGCCCCCGGATGAACCTGCTGGAAGCCTCGGTCTACGTACACCTCGACCGGTACGTCACGCTCAGCCTGGGCGACCAGGCCCTCTACCTGCCCTGGAACGACATCCGGGCCCGCGCCGTCTCGCACTACCACGGCGAACGCATCGTGGTCGGCATGCGCGCCGAGGCACTCACCCCGGTCGCCCCGGACACCCCCGGCGACGTCCTGCAGGGCCGGATCCGCTTCCTCGAACACCACGGCCACGAGTCCCTGGCCTACCTCGACATCGGCGCGACCGCGATCGTGGTCGACGACCTCGGCGGTACGCCGGTGGAGCCGACCGGCGGCTCCGGTCAGCGGCTGCGTCGTCTCGGCAGCGTGATGCAACGCCTCACCGGGCGGACCGCAGAGCCGGCGGCCGCCGACCCGGCCTCGCCCCGGCCCGGCGGTGCCCGGGAGAGCGTGCTCAGCGACGGCGGTCGGCACCACCGTCGCCCCGCCGAGCTGGCGGTACGGCTCGCCCCGTACCCGGCGGTCACCGCAGGGCACCCGTTGGCGGTTTCGGTCCGGATGGACGCGCTGCACTTCTTCGACGAGCGGGGTGACCGCATCGACGTCGGGTGGCGGTGA
- a CDS encoding beta-phosphoglucomutase family hydrolase — protein sequence MLGLPTHVTACLFDLDGVLTQTAKVHNRAWEETFNDFLRARALAAGHPFLPFDPGADYSRYVDGRPRADGVRSFLASRGVELPEGSVDDPPAADTVNGIGNRKNEVLLRRIAEDGVQVYDGSLAYLHAARWIGLHRAVVSASANCRDVLIAAGIEELVEVRVDGVIAREKGLRGKPEPDTFLAAAAQLGVEPANAAVFEDALAGVTAARAGDFGCVVGVDRVGIGDELLAHGADIVVNDLGELLVGAER from the coding sequence GTGCTCGGTCTACCCACTCATGTGACCGCCTGCCTTTTCGACCTCGACGGGGTGTTGACCCAGACCGCGAAAGTACACAACAGGGCGTGGGAGGAGACCTTCAACGACTTCCTCCGCGCCCGTGCCCTGGCCGCCGGCCACCCCTTCCTTCCGTTCGATCCCGGCGCCGACTACAGCCGGTACGTCGACGGCCGACCACGGGCCGACGGGGTGCGTTCCTTCCTTGCCTCGCGAGGCGTTGAGCTTCCCGAGGGGTCGGTGGACGACCCCCCGGCTGCCGACACCGTCAACGGCATCGGCAACCGGAAGAACGAGGTCCTGCTGCGACGTATCGCCGAAGACGGCGTGCAGGTCTACGACGGTTCGCTGGCCTACCTTCATGCTGCCCGCTGGATCGGGCTGCACCGGGCCGTCGTGTCGGCCAGCGCCAACTGCCGGGACGTGCTGATCGCGGCGGGGATTGAGGAGTTGGTCGAGGTGCGGGTAGACGGGGTGATCGCGAGAGAGAAGGGCCTGCGCGGCAAGCCGGAACCGGACACGTTCCTGGCCGCCGCCGCGCAGTTGGGGGTGGAGCCGGCGAACGCGGCGGTCTTCGAGGACGCGCTGGCCGGGGTGACGGCGGCACGGGCCGGTGACTTCGGCTGCGTGGTGGGCGTCGACCGGGTCGGTATCGGCGACGAACTGCTCGCCCATGGTGCCGACATCGTGGTGAACGACCTGGGGGAGCTGCTGGTCGGAGCCGAACGGTGA